A single Verrucomicrobiia bacterium DNA region contains:
- a CDS encoding DUF4145 domain-containing protein, which yields MAVSLYCPHCNKHTALSAAPAEFKNSYGTTFRADAIWKPDLRKEWWIGVCNSCHQPSLVLNNGEIIFPHPLPSPTDPNVPKELARDLDEAKMCFAVQCYRACAVMARRCIQSACVAKGATASQLVDQITELAKLGVITKDIQEWATVVRWVGNDAAHPNKDEVKKEDAEDCLRLAEQFLYVIFVTPAIAKAIRAARGKP from the coding sequence ATGGCTGTATCACTCTATTGTCCCCACTGTAACAAGCACACCGCGCTGAGCGCCGCTCCGGCGGAGTTTAAAAACAGTTACGGAACGACCTTTCGCGCAGACGCAATTTGGAAGCCGGATCTTCGCAAAGAGTGGTGGATTGGCGTCTGCAACAGCTGCCACCAGCCATCTCTCGTCCTCAATAACGGCGAGATTATCTTTCCGCACCCTCTGCCAAGTCCGACTGACCCGAATGTTCCCAAGGAGCTTGCCCGTGATTTGGACGAGGCAAAGATGTGTTTTGCGGTTCAATGCTACCGGGCGTGTGCAGTCATGGCTCGACGTTGCATTCAGTCAGCCTGTGTTGCCAAGGGTGCTACCGCTAGTCAACTGGTGGATCAGATCACAGAGTTGGCCAAGCTCGGGGTGATCACGAAGGATATTCAGGAGTGGGCTACAGTTGTCCGCTGGGTTGGCAACGACGCAGCACATCCGAATAAGGATGAAGTCAAGAAGGAGGACGCAGAGGATTGTTTGCGGCTGGCCGAGCAGTTCCTTTACGTCATCTTCGTTACGCCTGCAATTGCAAAAGCCATACGTGCAGCGAGAGGTAAGCCATGA